The Anastrepha ludens isolate Willacy chromosome 2, idAnaLude1.1, whole genome shotgun sequence genome contains a region encoding:
- the LOC128854897 gene encoding cytochrome P450 CYP12A2-like, whose translation MFYQKLQFRCLPKAVVSIRSLNTQAKPRDVQTASKDPLTDEWASAKPFQAIPGPSKYKLFVEFLPGGRFHNKSLVELNTLWRKDYGDIFLIPGIFGKRDVLFTFQPNDYQTVFRTEGPQPIRMGLDIVQYHRQVHRPEIFKHAAGLVAEQGEGWAHFRTAVNPVMMNPKTTNVYAPKMNRVADEFLELIKRKRDSHTHEMSSDFESYINYWAMDAVCLVALDTELGMINNSADHPKAKAVIDGMRKFFELLFELDLKPSLWKYVATPNFRRVIRTLDELTEISIHYIDEAIKRDASQLAQSDVEQSVLQRLISIDRTVAIVMAMDMMMAGVDTTTSAMTSCLLSLAKNTEKQSLLREEVLGILPDKHSAVTSAKLKNLPYLRACIKEAFRLYPVAAGNFRTTAQDVILSGYQVSKGVDVAMPAYLLQRDEQNYGRPNEYLPERWLRGVSPVDASGCALNRNVPFVFLPFGFGPRICIGKRIVALELEVTLAKVIRNFEIGYDYPAEGMFKTNIIHVPAKPLHFKFTDVRT comes from the exons GTACAAACTGCCTCAAAAGATCCCTTAACTGATGAATGGGCATCCGCAAAACCGTTTCAAGCTATACCAGGACCTAGCAAATATAAATTGTTCGTTGAGTTCCTGCCCGGCG GCCGCTTTCACAACAAATCCCTCGTTGAGCTCAACACATTATGGCGCAAGGATTACGgcgatatatttttaatacccGGTATTTTTGGTAAACGTGATGTGCTCTTCACTTTTCAGCCCAACGATTACCAGACAGTTTTTCGCACTGAAGGCCCACAACCTATACGCATGGGCCTCGACATTGTGCAATACCATCGACAGGTGCATCGACCCGAAATCTTTAAGCATGCTGCGGGGCTAGTGGCAGA ACAGGGAGAAGGCTGGGCACACTTTCGCACCGCCGTCAATCCGGTTATGATGAACCCAAAGACAACTAATGTCTATGCACCTAAAATGAATAGAGTTGCCGATGAATTTTTGGAGCTAATCAAACGAAAACGTGATTCGCACACACACGAAATGTCCAGTGATTTTGAAAGCTACATCAATTACTGGGCCATGGACGCCGTGTGTTTGGTGGCGCTCGATACAGAGTTGGGTATGATAAACAATAGCGCTGATCATCCCAAAGCTAAGGCAGTCATTGATGGCATGCGCAAATTTTTCGAGCTGCTGTTTGAGTTGGACTTGAAGCCATCGTTGTGGAAGTATGTGGCTACACCGAATTTTCGCCGCGTCATACGCACTTTAGATGAGTTAACCGAAATCTCAATTCACTATATCGATGAGGCTATAAAACGAGACGCATCACAATTGGCACAGAGCGATGTTGAACAGAGCGTATTGCAACGGCTGATTAGCATCGATCGCACAGTGGCCATTGTCATGGCAATGGATATGATGATGGCGGGCGTGGATACG ACTACTTCCGCCATGACGAGTTGCCTTCTCAGTCTCGCTAAGAATACCGAAAAACAAAGTCTGCTGCGCGAAGAAGTGCTTGGTATTTTACCTGATAAGCATAGCGCCGTTACAAGCGCTAAACTAAAGAATTTGCCCTATTTACGCGCTTGCATTAAAGAGGCTTTTCGTCTGTATCCAGTTGCCGCGGGAAATTTTCGAACAACTGCTCAAGATGTGATACTCAGTGGTTATCAAGTGTCCAAAGGCGTGGATGTTGCCATGCCAGCTTACTTGTTGCAGCGTGACGAGCAAAACTATGGTCGTCCAAATGAGTACTTGCCGGAACGTTGGTTGCGTGGCGTAAGCCCAGTAGACGCCTCTGGTTGTGCGCTCAATCGAAATGTGCCCttcgtatttctgccatttggCTTTGGCCCACGCATTTGCATTGGCAAACGTATTGTAGCTTTAGAATTGGAGGTTACGTTGGCTAAAGTAATCAGGAATTTTGAAATTGGTTATGACTACCCCGCAGAGGGTATGTTTAagacaaatattattcatgTTCCGGCGAAACCACTTCATTTTAAGTTCACTGATGTGAGAACGTAA